In the genome of Nymphaea colorata isolate Beijing-Zhang1983 chromosome 9, ASM883128v2, whole genome shotgun sequence, one region contains:
- the LOC116261389 gene encoding bifunctional dTDP-4-dehydrorhamnose 3,5-epimerase/dTDP-4-dehydrorhamnose reductase, translating to MGVTAENGSSPAERTLKFLIYGRTGWIGGLLGKICGAQGISFEYASGRLENRVQIEQDVEKAKPTHVFNAAGVTGRPNVDWCESHKVETIRANVVGTLTLADVCRERGVILVNYATGCIFEYDEKHPIGSGIGFKEEDTPNFIGSFYSKTKAMVEELLKNYENVCTLRVRMPISSDLSNPRNFITKITRYEKVVNIPNSMTILDELLPISIEMAKRNLTGIWNFTNPGAVSHNEILEMYREYINPNFSWKNFTLEEQAKVIVAPRSNNELDTTKLEKEFPQLLSIKESLIQYVFKPNQKGSA from the exons ATGGGGGTTACAGCGGAGAACGGATCGTCGCCGGCGGAGAGGACGCTCAAGTTCCTGATCTACGGGAGGACTGGTTGGATCGGCGGCCTGCTCGGGAAGATCTGCGGGGCGCAGGGCATCAGCTTCGAGTATGCGTCCGGCAGGCTCGAGAACCGAGTTCAGATCGAGCAAGACGTCGAGAAGGCGAAGCCTACTCACGTCTTCAACGCCGCGGGAGTCACCGGACGGCCTAACGTCGACTGGTGCGAAAGCCACAAGGTGGAGACTATCCGGGCCAACGTCGTCGGGACGCTCACGCTCGCGGATGTGTGCAGGGAGAGGGGTGTCATCCTCGTGAACTACGCCACGGGTTGCATCTTCGAGTATGACGAGAAGCATCCCATAGGGTCGGGGATCGGATTCAAGGAGGAAGACACCCCGAATTTCATAGGATCATTTTACTCTAAGACGAAAGCTATG GTAGAAGAACTACTCAAGAATTATGAGAACGTATGCACCTTACGTGTCCGGATGCCAATCTCATCTGACCTTTCAAACCCACGCAACTTCATCACAAAGATCACACGCTATGAGAAGGTTGTTAACATTCCCAATTCGATGACAATATTGGATGAGCTCTTGCCAATTTCTATTGAGATGGCAAAGCGCAACCTTACAGGTATCTGGAATTTCACTAATCCTGGGGCTGTTAGCCATAATGAGATTTTGGAGATGTACAGAGAGTACATCAACCCGAATTTCTCGTGGAAGAATTTTACATTGGAGGAACAGGCAAAGGTGATCGTTGCCCCAAGAAGCAACAATGAATTGGACACAACCAAACTGGAAAAGGAGTTTCCTCAACTTCTGAGCATCAAGGAGTCCCTCATACAATACGTATTTAAGCCAAACCAAAAGGGGTCTGCATAA